Proteins from a genomic interval of Bradyrhizobium sp. CCGB01:
- a CDS encoding TetR/AcrR family transcriptional regulator: MPRQTPAQSPRGRPRSFDVDAAVERAMNAFWSHGYHATALPDLLRATKLSRGSLYAAFGDKHSLFLRALDRYIEDAVTRMDVELAPGREPVAALRAYLAGYVERTSGANGRRGCLLVATAMELAGQDAEVARRIAGFFKAMETRVAGALACAEAAGKLAKGVAPSSAAKILVCFVEGLRVVGKTAPARATSQATADALLDRFIK, from the coding sequence ATGCCTCGCCAAACCCCAGCGCAGTCGCCCCGTGGGCGCCCCCGAAGCTTCGATGTGGATGCCGCCGTCGAGCGCGCGATGAACGCGTTCTGGTCGCACGGCTATCACGCTACCGCGCTGCCGGACCTGCTTCGTGCGACAAAGCTCTCGCGGGGCAGCCTCTACGCCGCGTTCGGCGACAAGCACTCGCTGTTCCTGCGGGCGCTCGATCGCTACATTGAGGATGCGGTGACACGGATGGATGTCGAGCTCGCGCCCGGCAGGGAGCCGGTCGCGGCCTTGCGGGCTTACCTTGCTGGCTATGTCGAGCGCACCAGCGGCGCCAATGGCCGGCGCGGATGCCTGCTGGTGGCCACGGCCATGGAGCTGGCTGGCCAGGATGCGGAAGTCGCTCGCCGCATCGCGGGCTTCTTCAAGGCGATGGAGACCCGGGTCGCGGGTGCATTGGCTTGCGCTGAAGCGGCAGGCAAGCTGGCCAAGGGGGTCGCCCCCTCAAGCGCCGCAAAAATTCTCGTCTGTTTCGTCGAGGGGCTGCGCGTGGTCGGCAAGACGGCTCCGGCGCGGGCCACATCGCAAGCCACTGCCGACGCGCTGCTCGACCGCTTCATCAAGTAA
- a CDS encoding FUSC family protein: MPLLISALQPIPRALVRELKSLELRGPRARDAAKLVISVLAAVAAATILNLDDLSWAAFSGYMVIRGSLAETFRRGLMRIVGTAGGALLGLLLAPGTANDPLLLMAFLFLVSWIGTFQSLATNYSYAWLFFGLTAGMVTTEALAAPGSVVHFAATRVAEITVGTCACLVVASLFPDTPSRRDKQFHDMLWCGRLRDVLNESWLRGHWPLLEHCTRAALAVALLPLIWRWFGIEEFSQTAVTSYVIMIVPSAAVGSRRYATIYERIAHRALGCLLGSAVALVSIGLFGTGLLVTVLTLAAGVWIGYQIQTGREINYLGTQFTLGLLITLVQGPAPITDISPGLERLVGIAIGSAMLCLTTLVWPLVEDR; this comes from the coding sequence ATGCCGCTCCTGATATCGGCCCTGCAACCCATACCGCGTGCCCTGGTGCGTGAACTCAAATCGCTCGAGCTTCGCGGCCCACGCGCCAGAGACGCAGCAAAACTCGTGATCTCGGTGTTGGCCGCTGTCGCGGCGGCAACCATTCTCAACCTTGATGATCTCTCCTGGGCAGCGTTCAGCGGCTACATGGTGATACGTGGCAGCCTTGCCGAGACATTCCGGCGGGGACTGATGCGCATCGTGGGCACTGCTGGTGGAGCACTGCTGGGCCTCCTGCTGGCGCCAGGAACAGCGAATGACCCTTTGCTCTTGATGGCCTTCCTCTTCCTGGTGTCATGGATCGGCACCTTTCAGTCGCTGGCGACCAACTACAGTTACGCATGGCTGTTCTTTGGCCTTACGGCCGGGATGGTAACCACCGAGGCGCTCGCCGCGCCAGGCTCTGTCGTGCATTTCGCTGCCACGCGGGTAGCGGAGATTACGGTCGGAACGTGCGCATGCCTTGTTGTTGCAAGCCTGTTCCCGGATACGCCGAGCCGCAGGGACAAACAATTTCACGACATGCTCTGGTGCGGACGCCTGCGTGATGTGTTGAATGAGAGCTGGCTGCGAGGGCATTGGCCGCTGCTCGAGCACTGTACACGCGCGGCACTGGCCGTCGCCTTGCTTCCCCTCATCTGGCGGTGGTTCGGCATCGAGGAGTTCTCACAAACTGCGGTCACATCGTACGTCATCATGATCGTCCCATCGGCCGCGGTGGGGAGCCGCCGATACGCTACGATCTACGAGAGGATAGCCCACAGGGCGCTCGGATGCCTGCTTGGTAGCGCGGTCGCTCTGGTCTCTATTGGCCTGTTCGGCACAGGATTGCTGGTAACCGTGCTCACCCTCGCTGCCGGCGTCTGGATCGGCTACCAAATCCAGACAGGACGGGAGATCAACTATCTCGGAACGCAGTTCACGCTCGGACTTCTCATCACCCTTGTTCAGGGACCAGCTCCGATCACAGATATTTCCCCCGGGCTAGAGCGTTTGGTTGGCATCGCGATCGGCTCAGCCATGCTCTGTCTGACGACCCTCGTCTGGCCTTTGGTTGAAGACCGGTAG
- a CDS encoding HlyD family secretion protein has translation MDQDLNVSLKSESIPEPAVRNEEPRLPVAAPSLSARPELDRSHVFSQRQRALLFLLALAATFLAWWMSGYLFAYTDDAYVTSDVLSITPEVTGPIAAVPVKDNEWVKRGTLLFTIDPVPFRLAVEQARAEEARTEAQLPVDRAQLQVLLAQKEAAGAAERLAAANLRRDTPLAQSGTISAQALDTTRTTEEQSAAQQHAAEAALQKANETLNLDKAAVSSAHAARLLAEWRLGRTNVVAPVDGYVTHLAIQTGDMASTSQAAVAIVDGNAWRVVANYKEYYLRHLHPGGLAWIWLDSHPWHLYRARIQGLAHGISRQQGSETLVPYVSPTVNWIRLQRRVPVRFTLLESPGRDQLFMGVDARVLVIY, from the coding sequence TTGGACCAGGATCTGAATGTCAGCCTGAAAAGCGAGTCCATCCCTGAGCCAGCGGTCAGGAACGAAGAACCTCGTCTCCCGGTTGCTGCACCTTCGCTGTCCGCGAGACCCGAACTCGATCGATCGCACGTTTTTTCGCAACGCCAGCGCGCCTTGCTGTTCCTCCTCGCCCTTGCAGCGACTTTCCTAGCCTGGTGGATGTCGGGCTATCTGTTCGCCTATACGGACGACGCATACGTCACGTCCGATGTGCTGTCGATCACGCCGGAAGTTACGGGTCCGATCGCAGCGGTTCCTGTGAAAGACAACGAATGGGTGAAGCGAGGAACGCTCCTCTTCACCATCGATCCGGTACCGTTCAGATTGGCTGTCGAGCAAGCGCGCGCGGAAGAAGCGCGAACTGAGGCTCAGCTGCCGGTCGACCGGGCACAGTTGCAGGTTCTGCTGGCGCAGAAGGAGGCGGCGGGTGCTGCCGAGAGGCTCGCCGCGGCAAATCTGCGCCGTGACACGCCGCTTGCCCAGTCCGGTACGATCTCCGCGCAGGCCCTCGACACGACCCGCACCACCGAGGAGCAAAGCGCGGCCCAGCAACATGCCGCCGAAGCTGCCTTGCAGAAGGCGAACGAGACTCTGAACCTGGATAAGGCTGCCGTCTCATCGGCCCACGCTGCCCGTCTTCTCGCCGAATGGCGCTTGGGCCGCACCAATGTCGTGGCGCCCGTTGACGGTTATGTGACGCATCTTGCCATTCAAACTGGCGACATGGCTTCCACGAGCCAGGCAGCGGTTGCGATCGTCGATGGGAACGCCTGGCGCGTCGTTGCCAATTACAAGGAATATTATCTACGACACCTCCATCCCGGCGGCCTGGCCTGGATCTGGCTCGACAGCCATCCCTGGCATCTCTACCGCGCGCGCATCCAGGGCCTGGCGCACGGCATCAGTCGCCAGCAAGGAAGCGAGACACTCGTCCCTTACGTATCTCCAACGGTGAACTGGATTCGCCTGCAACGACGGGTTCCTGTTCGATTCACGCTGCTTGAATCTCCTGGGAGGGACCAACTCTTCATGGGCGTCGACGCCCGCGTCCTGGTCATCTACTGA
- a CDS encoding LysR family transcriptional regulator — protein MELRHIRYFLAVAEERNFTRAAARVGIGQPPLSQQIKDLEAEVGAALFHRIPQGAELTDAGRAFLESVRVIPMQAERSIRAAQRAARGQIGSLRVGFTNSAPFNPVVTSTIRSFRRAYPDVDLTLEEATTSRLVAGLREGELDAVFLRPDEGEDDLQFRRLSNEPLLVVLPASHPVAKSTEIDLVRLKGDPLVLTSRGSAWADTVIAACRRAGFEPTLGQSAPQISSVVSLVAAELGFSLVPASMRQLHVTGVTYREVKGDAPIVRLALAFRRGETSRIVRNFIAQAVA, from the coding sequence ATGGAACTTCGCCACATCCGTTATTTCCTCGCGGTTGCCGAGGAGCGAAACTTCACACGCGCCGCTGCGCGCGTTGGGATCGGGCAGCCGCCGCTGAGCCAACAGATCAAGGATCTCGAGGCCGAAGTCGGGGCTGCGCTCTTCCATCGCATTCCCCAGGGTGCTGAACTGACCGACGCAGGGCGCGCTTTTCTGGAGAGCGTGCGGGTCATTCCTATGCAGGCGGAGCGCTCCATTCGCGCCGCGCAAAGGGCTGCGCGGGGTCAAATCGGTTCGCTGCGGGTGGGCTTTACCAACTCGGCACCATTTAATCCCGTTGTCACCTCGACAATCCGATCGTTTCGCCGAGCCTATCCCGATGTGGATCTGACGCTGGAGGAGGCAACCACATCCCGCCTCGTTGCGGGCCTTCGGGAAGGAGAGCTGGACGCGGTGTTCCTGCGCCCCGATGAGGGCGAGGACGATCTGCAGTTTCGGCGTCTCTCCAACGAGCCGCTGCTCGTCGTATTGCCCGCAAGCCATCCGGTGGCGAAGTCGACTGAAATCGATCTGGTCAGGCTGAAGGGGGATCCGCTCGTTCTGACGTCACGCGGATCGGCCTGGGCTGACACCGTCATCGCGGCCTGTCGGCGGGCGGGCTTCGAGCCGACCCTCGGGCAGTCCGCGCCGCAGATCAGCTCTGTCGTCAGCCTGGTGGCAGCTGAGCTTGGCTTTTCGCTCGTGCCGGCGTCAATGCGCCAGCTTCATGTCACCGGCGTCACCTATCGTGAGGTCAAAGGGGACGCTCCAATCGTGCGCTTGGCTCTGGCGTTCCGGCGTGGCGAGACCTCCAGGATCGTCCGCAACTTCATTGCCCAGGCGGTGGCGTGA
- a CDS encoding Flp family type IVb pilin: MKNLVSRFVKDESGATAIEYGLIAAGIALAIITVVNNLGSSLNTKFGSISTSLK, from the coding sequence ATGAAGAACCTCGTTTCGCGTTTCGTGAAGGACGAATCCGGCGCCACCGCCATTGAATACGGCCTGATCGCTGCCGGCATCGCGCTGGCGATCATCACCGTCGTCAACAACCTCGGCAGCTCGCTGAACACCAAGTTCGGCTCGATCTCGACCAGCCTCAAGTAA
- a CDS encoding TetR family transcriptional regulator yields the protein MVYRRTHQVVKRLAARRSAILAAAREAAAEGGMAAVQIAPVAVRASVAAGTVYRYFPSKAELISELIAEVSRDELAAIRRAADAAPGPSSALAAAVTTVAVHTLSQRRLAWGILAEPVDVDVSASRLASRREIAGEIAARIDAAVRAGHLPAQDTALAATALLGALHEALVGPLAPDNLEDPARMRDAVQTVTLLALRAVGVMDARARGLVVQQTLLPAAKALVGA from the coding sequence ATGGTTTATCGGCGGACGCATCAAGTGGTGAAGCGCCTTGCGGCAAGGCGCAGTGCGATCCTCGCGGCGGCGCGGGAAGCTGCGGCGGAAGGCGGGATGGCGGCGGTGCAGATCGCGCCGGTCGCAGTCCGGGCCAGTGTCGCGGCGGGGACGGTCTACCGCTACTTCCCGTCCAAGGCCGAGCTGATCTCCGAATTGATTGCCGAGGTGTCGCGCGACGAGCTCGCGGCGATCCGCCGGGCGGCCGATGCCGCGCCCGGCCCATCCTCGGCGCTGGCGGCGGCCGTCACCACCGTGGCGGTCCATACGCTGTCGCAGCGCAGGCTGGCCTGGGGCATCCTGGCCGAGCCCGTCGATGTCGATGTCAGCGCCTCGCGCCTCGCCAGCCGCCGCGAGATCGCCGGCGAGATCGCCGCGCGGATCGACGCCGCCGTGCGTGCCGGCCACCTGCCGGCCCAGGACACCGCGCTTGCCGCCACCGCGCTGCTCGGCGCGCTGCATGAGGCCCTGGTCGGGCCGCTGGCGCCTGACAATCTCGAAGATCCCGCCAGGATGCGCGATGCCGTGCAGACCGTGACGCTGCTGGCGCTGCGCGCTGTCGGCGTCATGGACGCCCGCGCCCGCGGCCTTGTGGTGCAGCAGACTCTGTTGCCGGCGGCGAAGGCGTTAGTCGGGGCGTAA
- the pyk gene encoding pyruvate kinase, translated as MRRLRRIKILATLGPASSDLAMIRRLFEAGADLFRINMSHTPHDKMRELVATIRNVESSYGRPIGILVDLQGPKLRLGAFAEGAVQLQNGQIFTLDSDKTPGDATRVNLPHPEILAALRPGHSLLLDDGKVRLIAEETSKEHAVTRVVVGGRMSDRKGVSLPDTDLPVSAMTPKDRADLEAALVTGVDWIALSFVQRADDVIEAKKMIRGRAAVMAKIEKPQAIDRLADIIDASDALMVARGDLGVELPLERVPSLQKQMTRMARRAGKPVVIATQMLESMIQSPVPTRAEVSDVATAVYEGADAIMLSAESAAGKFPVEAVSTMNRIGEEVERDPTYRSVVAAQRPSPESTAGDAIADAARQIAETLDLPALICWTSSGSTAVRVARERPKPPIVAITPNITAGRRLAVVWGVHCVVADDARDQDDMVSRAGQIAFRDGFVRAGQRVIIVAGVPLGIPGTTNMVRIASVGPEGDANI; from the coding sequence ATGAGGCGTCTTCGCCGTATCAAGATTCTCGCGACCCTGGGACCTGCCTCTTCGGACCTCGCGATGATCCGCCGCCTGTTCGAGGCCGGCGCAGACCTGTTCCGCATCAACATGAGCCACACCCCGCATGACAAGATGCGGGAGCTGGTCGCGACGATCCGCAACGTCGAGAGCAGCTATGGCCGGCCGATCGGCATCCTGGTCGATCTCCAGGGCCCGAAGCTCAGGCTCGGCGCGTTCGCGGAAGGGGCGGTGCAGCTTCAGAACGGCCAGATCTTCACGCTCGATTCCGACAAGACGCCGGGCGATGCCACGCGCGTCAACCTCCCGCATCCGGAGATCCTGGCCGCGCTACGGCCCGGCCATTCGCTGCTGCTCGACGACGGCAAGGTGCGCCTGATCGCGGAGGAGACCTCGAAAGAGCACGCGGTGACGCGTGTCGTGGTCGGCGGCCGGATGTCCGACCGCAAGGGCGTCAGCCTGCCCGACACCGATTTGCCGGTCTCGGCGATGACGCCGAAGGACCGCGCCGATCTCGAGGCCGCGCTGGTGACCGGCGTCGACTGGATCGCGCTGTCCTTCGTGCAGCGCGCCGACGACGTGATCGAGGCCAAGAAGATGATCCGCGGCCGCGCCGCGGTGATGGCCAAGATCGAGAAGCCGCAGGCGATCGACCGCCTCGCCGACATCATCGACGCCTCGGACGCGCTGATGGTGGCGCGCGGCGACCTCGGCGTCGAGCTGCCGCTCGAGCGCGTGCCGAGCCTCCAGAAGCAGATGACGCGCATGGCGCGCCGCGCCGGCAAGCCGGTGGTGATCGCGACCCAGATGCTGGAATCGATGATCCAGTCGCCGGTGCCGACCCGCGCCGAAGTCTCCGACGTCGCCACTGCCGTCTATGAGGGCGCCGACGCCATCATGCTGTCGGCCGAATCGGCGGCCGGTAAATTCCCGGTCGAGGCGGTCTCGACCATGAACCGCATCGGCGAGGAGGTCGAGCGCGACCCGACCTATCGCTCCGTGGTCGCGGCCCAGCGCCCCTCGCCGGAATCGACCGCGGGCGATGCCATCGCAGACGCCGCGCGGCAGATCGCCGAGACGCTCGACCTGCCGGCGCTGATCTGCTGGACCAGCTCGGGCTCGACCGCCGTGCGCGTGGCGCGCGAGCGACCGAAGCCGCCGATCGTGGCGATCACGCCGAACATCACCGCCGGACGCCGGCTCGCCGTCGTATGGGGCGTGCACTGCGTGGTGGCCGACGACGCCCGCGACCAGGACGACATGGTGAGCCGCGCCGGCCAGATCGCGTTCCGGGACGGTTTCGTCCGCGCCGGCCAGCGCGTCATCATCGTCGCCGGCGTGCCGCTCGGCATCCCCGGCACCACCAACATGGTGCGTATCGCCTCGGTCGGCCCCGAGGGCGACGCGAATATCTAG
- a CDS encoding DUF1036 domain-containing protein, with the protein MIAESPRSPLRLLARLVPVLVVALLCLWAKPAAADFRLCNNTSSRVGIALGYKDAEGWTTEGWWNISSRSCETLLRGTLVARYYYIYAIDYDRGGEWSGQAFMCSRDKEFTIRGTEDCLARGYDRTGYFEVDTGEQRAWTVQLTDANEQPSQQQRVPGLPGPVGPGGGVPGLPNSPPGGTPPAAPGLAPAPPPPSGNKP; encoded by the coding sequence ATGATCGCCGAATCTCCCCGTTCCCCCCTTCGCCTGCTCGCCCGGTTGGTCCCGGTGCTGGTGGTTGCCCTGCTATGCCTCTGGGCCAAGCCGGCCGCGGCCGATTTCCGCCTTTGCAACAACACGTCGAGCCGGGTCGGCATTGCCTTGGGCTACAAGGACGCCGAGGGCTGGACCACTGAGGGCTGGTGGAACATCTCATCCCGCTCCTGCGAGACCCTGCTGCGGGGAACGCTGGTCGCCCGCTACTATTACATCTACGCGATCGACTACGACCGCGGCGGCGAATGGTCGGGCCAGGCCTTCATGTGCTCGCGCGACAAGGAATTCACCATCCGCGGCACCGAGGATTGCCTCGCGCGCGGCTATGACCGGACCGGCTATTTCGAGGTCGACACCGGCGAGCAGCGGGCCTGGACCGTGCAACTCACCGACGCCAACGAGCAGCCGTCGCAGCAGCAGCGCGTACCCGGCCTGCCAGGCCCGGTGGGCCCGGGTGGTGGCGTTCCGGGTTTGCCCAATAGTCCGCCCGGTGGTACGCCCCCCGCCGCGCCTGGCCTCGCGCCAGCCCCTCCGCCACCGTCTGGAAATAAGCCATGA
- a CDS encoding DUF1244 domain-containing protein translates to MAIDDKTRTELEAAAFRRLVDHLKTRTDVQNIDLMNLAGFCRNCLSNWLKDAADAQGVALSKDESREAVYGMPYETWKSKYQGTATPEQIEAMKKVHPHGH, encoded by the coding sequence ATGGCAATCGACGACAAAACCAGAACGGAGCTCGAGGCCGCCGCTTTCCGGCGCCTGGTCGATCATCTGAAGACGCGGACGGATGTCCAGAACATCGATCTGATGAATCTGGCCGGCTTCTGCCGCAACTGCCTGTCGAACTGGCTCAAGGACGCCGCCGACGCGCAAGGCGTCGCGCTGAGCAAGGACGAGAGCCGCGAGGCCGTCTACGGCATGCCCTACGAGACCTGGAAGTCGAAATACCAGGGTACGGCCACGCCCGAGCAGATCGAGGCGATGAAGAAGGTCCACCCCCACGGGCACTGA
- a CDS encoding DUF2312 domain-containing protein gives MATSAAVRDDEPATKFAKDQLKSIIERIERLEEEKKAISDDIRDVYAESKGNGYDVKALRTIVRMRKQDPNERAEAETILETYMQALGML, from the coding sequence ATGGCCACCTCCGCCGCCGTCCGCGACGACGAGCCCGCGACGAAATTTGCCAAGGACCAGCTCAAGTCCATCATCGAGCGCATCGAACGGCTGGAGGAAGAGAAGAAGGCGATCTCCGACGACATCCGCGACGTCTATGCCGAGAGCAAGGGCAATGGCTACGACGTCAAGGCGCTGCGCACCATCGTGCGCATGCGCAAGCAGGACCCGAACGAGCGCGCCGAGGCCGAGACGATCCTCGAAACCTATATGCAGGCACTGGGGATGCTGTGA
- a CDS encoding DUF1801 domain-containing protein, producing the protein MTVPPLPREVDRAFGALPAPIGKRLFQVRELIFVTAAAHEDVGQLTETLKWGEPAYLTDETGSGSTIRLGRLKDSEHAAILFNCKTTLVDTFRERFPDQFEYRQTRALLLPVAGKLPKRELSVCLSLALTYHLDRRSRKAR; encoded by the coding sequence GTGACCGTGCCGCCGCTGCCGCGCGAGGTCGACCGTGCCTTTGGCGCCCTTCCGGCGCCGATCGGCAAGCGGCTGTTTCAGGTGCGCGAGCTGATCTTCGTGACCGCTGCGGCGCATGAGGATGTCGGCCAACTCACCGAGACGCTGAAGTGGGGCGAGCCGGCCTACCTGACCGATGAGACCGGCAGTGGCTCGACGATCCGGCTCGGGCGCCTCAAGGACTCCGAGCACGCCGCCATTCTGTTCAACTGCAAGACGACGCTGGTCGACACCTTTCGCGAGCGCTTTCCGGATCAATTTGAGTACCGGCAGACGCGGGCGTTGCTGTTGCCCGTGGCGGGCAAGCTGCCGAAGCGGGAGCTATCGGTCTGCTTGTCGCTGGCGCTGACATATCATCTGGACCGGCGGAGCAGGAAAGCGCGGTAG
- a CDS encoding DUF882 domain-containing protein, with the protein MGSNVLTGLARQFSVLSLSHAGVKAGSRIGLASVLLLAAAGSVHNAAALNETKTLSFHHTHSGEDLTVTFKRDGRYDEAALKQLNHFLRDWRTQDETVMDRHLFDILWEVYRDVDGKQPIQIISSYRSPATNAMLRRRSSGVARFSQHMLGHAMDFYIPGVPLEQIRFAGLRLQRGGVGFYPTSGSPFVHLDTGSIRHWPRMTHDQLARVFPDGRTVHVPTDGTPLKGYELAKADIERRGSGDDAGSKPNFFAALFKGKSAPAASSSDEDDEGAPAPAAKPVAPTVVAAAAKPAEPVPTPRAKPSMAATIQLASADAQLVAPPKPKPAPVADKPAAGKPETPADIINARGFWDDVPAAPQQATPAQVAALKARQALAAATDPQPTASVTSAAFQALAYAPAASPVDRANVVAASAPMPRSTRPATASRNVAQATEINTVVGKSIDGMVATATRLSAAKSESIWLKIVMLSPSASRAMSVTLMGELDTAALRGYFVKPQAVIAMGFADDPMQGLSCDSFSGSATAKLQTTSFVMRTAALR; encoded by the coding sequence GTGGGCTCAAACGTGCTGACTGGTCTTGCACGCCAATTCTCTGTGCTGTCGTTGTCCCATGCGGGAGTGAAGGCCGGATCCCGGATCGGCCTTGCTTCCGTATTGCTGCTTGCTGCCGCAGGCTCGGTTCATAACGCCGCCGCGCTGAACGAGACCAAGACCCTCTCCTTCCACCACACCCATTCCGGCGAAGATCTCACGGTCACCTTCAAGCGCGATGGGCGCTACGACGAAGCCGCGCTGAAGCAGCTCAACCACTTCCTGCGCGACTGGCGCACCCAGGATGAGACGGTCATGGACCGTCACCTCTTCGACATCCTCTGGGAAGTCTACCGCGACGTCGACGGCAAGCAGCCGATCCAGATCATCTCCTCCTATCGCTCCCCCGCCACCAACGCCATGCTCCGCCGCCGTTCCTCCGGCGTGGCGCGCTTCAGCCAGCATATGCTGGGGCATGCGATGGACTTCTACATTCCGGGCGTGCCGCTGGAGCAGATCCGCTTCGCCGGCCTGCGCCTCCAGCGCGGCGGCGTCGGCTTCTATCCGACCTCCGGTTCGCCCTTCGTGCATCTCGACACCGGCAGCATCCGGCACTGGCCGCGCATGACGCATGACCAGCTCGCCCGCGTGTTCCCGGACGGCCGCACGGTCCACGTTCCGACCGATGGCACGCCGCTGAAGGGCTATGAGCTCGCCAAGGCCGACATCGAGCGCCGCGGCAGCGGTGACGACGCCGGCAGCAAGCCGAATTTCTTTGCCGCTTTGTTCAAGGGCAAGTCGGCTCCGGCCGCCAGCAGCAGCGACGAGGATGATGAGGGCGCGCCCGCGCCGGCCGCCAAGCCCGTTGCGCCGACCGTGGTCGCCGCCGCAGCCAAGCCCGCCGAACCGGTGCCGACGCCGCGCGCCAAGCCGTCCATGGCCGCCACGATTCAGCTCGCCTCGGCCGATGCGCAGCTCGTTGCGCCGCCCAAGCCGAAGCCCGCGCCCGTGGCTGACAAGCCGGCCGCCGGCAAGCCCGAGACCCCGGCCGACATCATCAATGCCCGCGGCTTCTGGGATGATGTCCCGGCCGCACCGCAGCAGGCGACGCCGGCTCAGGTCGCCGCGCTGAAAGCCCGCCAGGCGCTCGCCGCCGCGACTGACCCGCAGCCGACCGCGAGCGTCACGAGTGCTGCCTTTCAGGCACTGGCCTATGCGCCGGCCGCCTCCCCGGTCGACCGTGCCAACGTCGTCGCCGCCTCCGCGCCGATGCCGCGCTCGACCCGCCCCGCCACGGCGTCCCGCAACGTCGCTCAGGCGACCGAGATCAACACGGTGGTCGGCAAGAGCATCGACGGCATGGTCGCCACCGCCACCCGGCTCTCCGCCGCCAAGAGCGAGAGCATCTGGCTCAAGATCGTGATGCTGTCCCCGAGCGCGAGCCGCGCGATGTCGGTGACGCTGATGGGCGAGCTCGATACGGCAGCCCTGCGCGGTTATTTCGTCAAGCCGCAGGCCGTGATCGCGATGGGCTTTGCGGACGATCCCATGCAAGGCCTGTCCTGCGACAGCTTCTCGGGCAGCGCGACCGCGAAGCTCCAGACGACGTCGTTCGTGATGCGCACCGCGGCGCTGCGCTGA